From the Paenibacillus sp. FSL H8-0548 genome, one window contains:
- a CDS encoding SAM-dependent methyltransferase, whose product MSQWIGTANKTYSPYAMEELRRLIEGVAFNQLAAGEVFLMSSPLEREETLQAILQQEPIFLRHVQPVDRTFEITGNANDLEQLSDMVRNAVLMFKNKRVAVHIRRTSKSEFVYSASDTKAVLDAVLEEIDAEPVVQQPDVIIAIYAAVNQLYVGFGNPSDMLSDWPGGAVRFQREEGQVSRAKFKLLEAEREFGLNYAQYQNALDVGAAPGGWTSLLLERGLRVTAIDPAELHPSLMAYPTLTYLKRNASDVKLIADSFDIIVCDMSWSPMMMCKLVLDLEPALKQGATAIITVKLMHRKPLQTIKDVISRLSTEFRLQKAKQLFHNREEITLYLIKK is encoded by the coding sequence GTGAGTCAATGGATCGGAACAGCAAATAAAACGTATTCCCCTTATGCAATGGAAGAGCTTCGCAGATTGATTGAGGGTGTTGCATTTAATCAGTTGGCTGCGGGAGAAGTTTTCCTTATGTCAAGTCCGCTTGAACGGGAAGAGACGCTTCAGGCTATTTTGCAGCAAGAGCCGATTTTTTTGCGGCATGTGCAGCCGGTAGATCGTACATTCGAAATTACTGGAAATGCGAATGATTTGGAACAGCTATCGGATATGGTGCGAAACGCCGTCCTAATGTTTAAAAACAAGCGTGTGGCGGTGCATATAAGAAGAACCTCAAAGTCTGAGTTTGTATATTCGGCTTCGGATACGAAGGCGGTACTTGACGCGGTGCTGGAAGAGATCGACGCTGAGCCGGTAGTTCAGCAGCCAGATGTCATTATAGCTATTTATGCAGCAGTAAATCAGCTTTATGTTGGCTTTGGCAATCCTTCGGACATGCTCTCGGATTGGCCAGGCGGTGCCGTTCGTTTTCAGCGCGAGGAGGGTCAGGTGTCCCGTGCGAAATTTAAGCTGCTGGAAGCAGAACGGGAGTTTGGTCTGAACTATGCTCAATACCAAAATGCGCTTGATGTGGGTGCAGCGCCCGGCGGCTGGACTTCACTTTTGCTGGAGCGTGGACTGCGTGTTACCGCAATTGATCCAGCAGAGCTTCACCCCTCGCTTATGGCATATCCAACACTGACTTATTTAAAGCGCAATGCTTCAGATGTGAAATTGATTGCGGATTCATTCGATATCATTGTGTGCGATATGAGCTGGAGTCCGATGATGATGTGCAAGCTGGTGCTTGATTTGGAGCCAGCACTTAAGCAAGGGGCTACTGCTATAATCACAGTTAAATTAATGCATCGAAAGCCGCTTCAAACGATTAAAGATGTGATTTCAAGACTTTCTACCGAGTTCAGACTTCAAAAAGCGAAGCAATTGTTTCATAATCGGGAAGAGATCACACTCTATTTGATCAAAAAATAA